ACGGCGTAGCCAATTAGGTGGGTGAAACTGACTTTTCCACCGCGAGCTCGCGCTAAGTGATTATTCATGACGATTCGGTTGTCAATTAAAAGTTTGGCCGGAATAGCTCGAACGCTGGTTGCGGTTGGAACACTCAGGCTGGCTTCCATATTTGTAACTACTCGAGCTGCCGGGCCCTTAAGTTTTTCTGGCCCCACTTCAACAGCAACTGACGCTGCTGGAGCGACTTTCGTCTGCTCATCGCGCGGAATGGAGCGAACCGGAACCTCAACTTTTGCCACGCTTGGCTCCGGTATCGAAGTAGTTTGAGCAGCAACAGGATTTGTCGGCGCACCTTTAGTGGAAACAGACTTTTGTTCATTGGTGACAGTTGCTACAGGAGCGGCGGGATTTTGTGGATCGTATGTTTCAAAGAACGACCACCAGGCGGAATCGACTGACTGCTTATCTTCCAAATATTGCTGATATAGCTCATCGACGAGCCAGTCATTGGCTCCGAATGGACTGCTGGTCTGATTAGACACTAAAGCGGCCTTCCTCATTGATTGCCTATGGGTTAAGCGTACTCGCTAATGAATATCTGTAAATATGCGCACTAGATAAAACTGGGGCAAAGTTGAGACATGACACCCGATTCACCTACATTGCTCTTGGACCAAGTTGCAGTTATTTCGGGCGGTAGCCGAGGTATCGGTTTTGCAGCGGCAACGGGGCTAGCCAAACTTGGCGCCTGCGTGGTGATTATTGGCAAAACAGATGAATCAAGTCAGAGAGCTGCAAACTCTCTAGTAACTAAAGGTTTTGACGCCGTTGGACTAGGCATCGACGTGAGTAATCAAGATGAAGTCAGCACAAAAATCGGGGGCCACCCGATAGCAGGCAGGGCAGACTTACTAATTAACTGTGCCGGCGTCATGAGCGAAAAAATGGCCAAAACTTTGCGGTCATCAACCTCCGAATGGGATCGGGTTATGTCGGTTAATTTCAATGGCACACTTAATCTCATTCAAGCAGTTGCACCAAACATGGTAGAGCGCAGGTCAGGTCGCATCATTAATGTATCCGCATGTTTGGGCAGGTTTACTGGCCCAGGGCTCGCTGGAGGACTCGCTCCATACCGGGTCTCAAAAACAGCCGTAAATGCGTTAACAAAAAATCTCGCTGCTGAATTAGGAAGCGGTAAGCGAGGCATTTTGGTTGATGCAATGTGCCCGAATCACACCCGAACTGACATGGGTGGTCCTGATGCGCCACGCAGCCCCGAAGAAGCGGCTGACACCATAATTTGGTTAGCGACCAGAGCTCATACCGAAGGGATTGAGACGGGGTTACTTTGGGAAGATCGACAGATTGTTCCCTGGTAACTAGTCGGTTCGCAAAGCAAAGTCAGCTTTATCGGCAATTTTGTGTCGCTGAAAGTAAATCTGTTCCATTTTTTGCCAAGCCAACATCTGCGCTTTTAGTTCTTGGCCGTCGCGTTCCAACACCCTGTTGAGTAACTGCCTATGTCCAGATTCAACCCAAATCCTGACGACAGCGCTTGTGGAAATATCTGGATGCAGTGCACCGACACCCTCGATGATTACGATGTCAGTCCAAGGAATCTCGCGCCAAGTATCAAACTTTTCTTCGTGCCAGTTGTACTTCTGGTAGCGAATTGATGCATGTTTTCGAAGCGGAGTCAGGATCTGATTATTTATCCGCGAATAAAGTTCTTGGCTGAGCGGATTTTCCCAGCCGGAATACAGGTCATCCATTGAAATCACAGGACTTTTTGCTAAAGCAATTGCTAGATGGTGGGCGAAAGTAGTTTTACCTGAACCGGCAGGACCATCAATTAACACAACACGAACTTCGCCGCACTTTGGTTGTGCAGCGAGCACTTCACTTGCTATGGCCGTTAATGCTGACATTCAGATCAGCCATGTCCGATTTGCGGTACTGCTTCGCGAAGTCCAATTCGCCCCCACTTTAACCAGCCGCGAATTGCGATGGCAGTGAAGAGTAAATACAGCAAACTGGTAAACCATAAATTCTGCGTTGCATATTCAATCGCGTAAACCGCATCCACAACAAACCAGAGAGCCCAAGTTTCTCTATATTCCAGCACCATAATCACCTGGGCTACCACACTGAAAATTAGCCCAAAGGAATCAGGCCATGTGGCAGCAGCTCCTAACTTGGCGAGCAGGGGAGCCAGAACCAGCCAAGCGAAAAGCCCACTTAGTCCAACTGATAAGTATTGGCGCTTTGCCCCTGATCGTGGCTGCGCACCCTTGGGTCCCCAGCCAAGCCAACCCCAAATCGCAGCAGCAATGAATACGATCTGCAAAATAGCGCTTGCATACAATTTCCATTCAAAGAACAACCAGGCATATAGTGCGCTACTAATTGCCCACCAGGGCCAGGTCCAAACTTTGCCTGTGGTGCCAAGCCAGACACCAATCAATGAGGCGATAACCGCAATGAATTCCAAGCGGGAAAGTTCATAACCCCACAAAGTCAGTAGTGGTTGCATTAATACGTCGTTAGTAGATTGCAGAAATTGCATATTTGTCCTCCTCAGGCTGGCATTACCCAGCCGGTGTGACGGTCGGTGAAATTCACCCTCTCAGCCAATTGGCTCCCGTGTCTTAACTCCTTAACCTTAATCCAAAACAAGTAGATGTGCTTAGGTCTGTTGTTCCCTGATAAAGTCGCAGGGACTACCATCGTGCGACTCGCCCGCATAGCTCAGTGGATAGAGCGTCTGCCTCCGGAGCAGAAGGTCGTAGGTTCGACTCCTACTGCGGGCACTGTACAGGGCGACACGATTACATATATGGTTGTTGGTTATGGCTTCCCACCTCGGCAAACTCGGCAATCGTCGAGTCACAGGTAAAGAGCAGTTCTACACTCCACTGGAAACAGCCGAGTGGGTTGTTGAAACTGTTTTGAATGAAGTATCCGATGCCCGCAACAAAACTTGGCTAGAGCCGAGTGCTGGATCTGGCGTCTTTTTATCAGCGTTGGCTAAATTTGGCATCAATGATGTGCTGGCCATGGACATCGAGCCAGCACATCCAAAAGTTAAGCGGGCAGACTTTCTGACGTGGGAAAGCACAAACTCAGACTTGGTAGCTGTTGGCAATCCTCCTTTTGGGCGGAACAATTCGTTATCAATTCCGTTCTTTAATAAATCAGCGCAACTTTGTTCAACCATTGCCTTCATCGTGCCTAGGTCTTGGCGCAAGTGGAGTGTGACCAATCGTCTGTCACTAGATTTCACTTGCACTTTCGATGAGGATTTAGCAGTTAACTATGTTGATGTGCATGGCAAGGAAATTTATGCCAAAAACAATTTGCGCACTTGTTTACAGATTTGGACCAAGACATCAACTCGTCGTGAAGTCGTCAGCATTGCCGACAACGGCTTTGTTGAAAAAGTAGATCCTACGCGCGCCGATATTGCGTTGAAGGTGTTTGGCTATGGCTGTGGCACGGTACTAACAGATTTTGAGCGAGTCCCAAACACCACTTTGATGTTTTTGAAAGTCAATGATGGTCGCGCAGTCAAAGCTTTACGCGAAGCGCCACTGAGCAAATATTTCAATAATGTTGCCTATACCGAAGCTCTGGCATTCACCGAAGTCAATGATGCCTTGAATAATGTTTTGAGCCCTTCTTAGCACTACTTGGCAAACGGTTTCATAGGTGGACATTTTTCACCTGGCGCGATTATTGGCTCGAAGTGCCACCACTCATTCTTGTATGTCCGGCACA
The Actinomycetota bacterium genome window above contains:
- a CDS encoding SDR family NAD(P)-dependent oxidoreductase, translating into MTPDSPTLLLDQVAVISGGSRGIGFAAATGLAKLGACVVIIGKTDESSQRAANSLVTKGFDAVGLGIDVSNQDEVSTKIGGHPIAGRADLLINCAGVMSEKMAKTLRSSTSEWDRVMSVNFNGTLNLIQAVAPNMVERRSGRIINVSACLGRFTGPGLAGGLAPYRVSKTAVNALTKNLAAELGSGKRGILVDAMCPNHTRTDMGGPDAPRSPEEAADTIIWLATRAHTEGIETGLLWEDRQIVPW
- a CDS encoding nicotinamide mononucleotide transporter, whose translation is MQPLLTLWGYELSRLEFIAVIASLIGVWLGTTGKVWTWPWWAISSALYAWLFFEWKLYASAILQIVFIAAAIWGWLGWGPKGAQPRSGAKRQYLSVGLSGLFAWLVLAPLLAKLGAAATWPDSFGLIFSVVAQVIMVLEYRETWALWFVVDAVYAIEYATQNLWFTSLLYLLFTAIAIRGWLKWGRIGLREAVPQIGHG